In a genomic window of Pseudomonas putida:
- the dcd gene encoding dCTP deaminase — protein sequence MSIKSDKWIRRMAQEHGMIEPFVERQMRGSDDSRVISYGVSSYGYDVRCTNHFKVFTNINSAIVDPKNFDAGSFVDIHSDVCIIPPNSFALASTVEYFRIPRNVLTICLGKSTYARCGIIVNVTPLEPEWEGHVTLEFSNTTNLPAKIYANEGVAQMLFLESDEECEVSYKDRGGKYQGQRGVTLPRT from the coding sequence ATGAGCATCAAATCGGACAAGTGGATTCGCCGCATGGCGCAAGAGCACGGCATGATCGAGCCTTTCGTTGAGCGCCAGATGCGCGGCAGCGACGACAGCCGTGTGATCTCCTACGGCGTGTCGAGCTACGGCTACGACGTTCGTTGCACCAATCACTTCAAGGTGTTCACCAACATCAACTCGGCCATCGTCGACCCGAAGAACTTCGATGCCGGCAGCTTCGTCGACATCCATAGCGACGTCTGCATCATCCCGCCGAACTCCTTCGCCCTGGCCAGCACCGTCGAGTACTTCCGTATTCCGCGCAACGTATTGACCATCTGCCTGGGCAAGAGCACCTACGCCCGTTGCGGCATCATCGTCAACGTCACCCCGCTTGAGCCGGAGTGGGAAGGTCACGTGACCCTGGAGTTCTCGAACACCACCAACCTGCCGGCGAAGATCTACGCCAACGAAGGCGTGGCGCAGATGCTGTTCCTTGAGTCCGACGAAGAGTGTGAAGTGTCCTACAAGGACCGTGGCGGCAAGTACCAGGGCCAGCGTGGCGTGACCCTGCCACGGACCTGA
- a CDS encoding ABC transporter ATP-binding protein, which translates to MYKLTIEDLHKSYGDHEVLKGVSLKANTGDVISLIGASGSGKSTFLRCINFLEQPNDGAMSLDGQSIRMIKDRHGMHVADPNELQRIRTRLAMVFQHFNLWSHMTVLENITMAPIRVLGCSKQEATDRARRYLDKVGLPARVADQYPAFLSGGQQQRVAIARALAMEPEVMLFDEPTSALDPELVGEVLKVIQGLAEEGRTMIMVTHEMSFARKVSSQVLFLHQGRVEEEGAPEDVLGNPKSERLKQFLSGNLK; encoded by the coding sequence ATGTACAAACTGACCATTGAAGACCTGCATAAAAGCTATGGCGATCATGAGGTGCTCAAGGGTGTTTCGCTCAAGGCCAACACCGGCGACGTCATCAGCCTGATCGGCGCCAGCGGCTCGGGCAAAAGTACCTTCCTGCGTTGCATCAACTTTCTCGAACAGCCCAACGACGGCGCGATGAGCCTCGACGGCCAGTCGATCCGCATGATCAAGGATCGCCATGGCATGCATGTCGCCGATCCCAATGAACTGCAACGGATCCGCACCCGCCTGGCCATGGTGTTCCAGCACTTCAACCTGTGGAGCCACATGACCGTGCTGGAAAACATCACCATGGCGCCCATCCGCGTGCTGGGTTGCAGCAAGCAGGAAGCCACGGACCGCGCCCGCCGCTACCTGGACAAGGTGGGATTGCCGGCACGGGTCGCCGATCAGTACCCGGCGTTCCTCTCCGGCGGTCAACAGCAGCGCGTGGCGATTGCCCGGGCGCTGGCCATGGAACCGGAAGTCATGCTGTTCGACGAACCGACCTCGGCGCTGGACCCGGAGCTGGTGGGCGAAGTGCTCAAGGTGATCCAGGGCCTGGCCGAGGAAGGCCGGACCATGATCATGGTGACTCACGAGATGAGCTTCGCGCGCAAGGTGTCGAGCCAGGTGCTGTTCCTGCACCAGGGTCGGGTGGAAGAAGAAGGCGCGCCGGAAGACGTGCTGGGCAATCCGAAGAGCGAGCGCTTGAAGCAGTTCCTGAGCGGTAACCTCAAGTAA
- a CDS encoding succinylglutamate desuccinylase/aspartoacylase family protein, with the protein MRHQIHDLLSPVPGTARQIHSFHFGPTSSPAVTSARGKIYIQSSLHADEMPGMLVAWHLKQRLAELEAAGRLRSEIVLVPVANPVGLEQVLMDVPLGRYELESGQNFNRWFVDLSEEVGNEIEGQLGDDPQHNLQLIRNSLRQALARQTASTQLQSQRLTLQRLACDADMVLDLHCDFEAVAHLYTTPEAWSQVEPLARYIGAEASLLATDSGGQSFDECFTLLWWQLKERFGEHFDIPLGSFSVTVELRGQGDVNHPLASLDSQALIDYLIHYGAIAGEPAPLPDLPYPATPLAGVEPVATPVGGLLVFTALPGEYLEAGQLIAEIIDPISDSVTSVRCTASGLMYARSLRRMATAGMVIAHVAGAEAYRSGYLLSP; encoded by the coding sequence ATGCGCCACCAGATTCATGACTTGCTGTCCCCCGTGCCGGGGACAGCGCGACAGATCCACAGCTTCCACTTCGGGCCGACATCGTCGCCTGCCGTTACAAGCGCCCGAGGCAAGATCTACATCCAGTCGTCCCTTCACGCCGATGAAATGCCCGGCATGCTGGTGGCCTGGCACCTCAAGCAACGCCTGGCGGAGCTGGAAGCCGCCGGCCGCCTGCGCAGTGAGATCGTGCTGGTCCCGGTCGCCAACCCGGTGGGCCTGGAACAGGTGCTGATGGATGTACCGCTGGGCCGCTACGAGCTGGAAAGCGGGCAGAACTTCAATCGCTGGTTCGTCGACCTGAGCGAAGAAGTCGGCAACGAGATCGAAGGCCAGCTCGGCGATGATCCGCAGCACAACCTGCAATTGATCCGCAACAGCCTGCGCCAGGCTCTGGCGCGGCAGACCGCCAGCACCCAGTTGCAATCCCAGCGCCTGACCCTGCAACGGCTGGCCTGCGATGCAGACATGGTGCTGGACCTGCATTGCGACTTCGAAGCGGTCGCCCACCTGTACACCACCCCCGAAGCCTGGTCCCAGGTCGAACCGCTGGCGCGCTACATTGGTGCCGAAGCCAGCCTGCTGGCCACCGACTCCGGCGGTCAGTCGTTCGACGAATGCTTCACCTTGCTGTGGTGGCAATTGAAGGAACGCTTCGGCGAGCACTTCGATATCCCACTGGGGAGCTTTTCCGTCACCGTCGAACTGCGCGGCCAGGGCGACGTCAATCACCCGCTGGCCAGCCTCGACAGCCAGGCGCTGATTGACTACTTGATCCATTACGGCGCAATCGCGGGCGAACCGGCGCCACTGCCCGACCTGCCCTACCCGGCCACTCCACTGGCCGGCGTCGAGCCCGTCGCCACTCCGGTTGGCGGCTTGCTGGTGTTCACCGCGCTGCCGGGGGAATACCTGGAAGCCGGTCAACTGATCGCCGAAATCATCGACCCCATTTCCGACAGCGTCACATCGGTGCGCTGCACCGCCAGCGGTCTGATGTACGCCCGCTCGCTGCGACGCATGGCCACCGCCGGCATGGTGATCGCCCACGTCGCGGGCGCCGAAGCCTATCGCAGCGGCTACCTACTTTCGCCTTGA
- a CDS encoding ABC transporter permease, translating to MIELLQEYWRPFLYSDGQNITGLAMTMWLLSASIFFGFIVSIPLSIARVSPHFYIRWPVQFYTYLFRGTPLYIQLLICYTGIYSLAAVRAQPLLDSFFRDAMNCTILAFALNTCAYTTEIFAGAIRSMAHGEVEAAKAYGLTGWKLYAYVIMPSALRRSLPYYSNEVILMLHSTTVAFTATIPDILKVARDANSATFLTFQSFGIAALIYLTVTFALVGLFRLAERRWLAFLGPTH from the coding sequence ATGATCGAACTCCTGCAGGAATACTGGAGGCCTTTCCTCTACAGCGACGGCCAGAACATCACCGGCCTGGCCATGACCATGTGGCTGCTCAGCGCGTCGATTTTCTTCGGTTTCATCGTCTCGATTCCGCTGTCGATCGCCCGGGTCTCGCCGCACTTCTACATTCGCTGGCCGGTGCAGTTCTACACCTACCTGTTCCGTGGCACGCCGCTCTATATCCAGCTGCTGATCTGCTACACCGGGATCTACAGCCTGGCCGCGGTGCGCGCGCAACCGCTGCTCGACAGCTTTTTCCGCGATGCGATGAACTGCACCATCCTGGCGTTCGCCCTGAACACCTGCGCCTACACCACCGAGATTTTCGCCGGAGCCATTCGCAGCATGGCCCACGGTGAAGTCGAAGCGGCGAAAGCCTACGGCCTGACCGGTTGGAAGCTGTATGCCTACGTGATCATGCCTTCGGCCCTGCGTCGTTCGTTGCCGTACTACAGCAACGAAGTGATCCTGATGCTGCACTCGACCACCGTGGCGTTCACCGCCACCATTCCGGACATCCTGAAAGTGGCTCGGGACGCCAACTCGGCGACCTTCCTGACCTTCCAGTCGTTCGGCATCGCCGCGCTGATCTACCTGACCGTCACCTTTGCGCTGGTTGGCCTGTTCCGCCTCGCCGAACGCCGCTGGCTGGCCTTCCTCGGGCCGACCCACTAG
- a CDS encoding ABC transporter permease, which translates to MFEDLLQNLGLSAFSLKGFGPLLMQGTWMTIKLSAMSLLVAVLLGLLGASAKLSKVKLLRVPALCYTTLIRGVPDLVLMLLIFYSLQTWLTSLTDYLEWEYIEINPFSAGVITLGFIYGAYFTETFRGAILAVPRGQVEAATAYGLKRGQRFWIVVFPQMMRFALPGIGNNWMVMLKATALVSIIGLADLVKAAQDAGKSSYQLFYFLVLAALIYLVITSASNFILRRLERRYAAGTREAVR; encoded by the coding sequence ATGTTCGAAGACCTATTACAAAATCTGGGGCTCTCGGCCTTCAGCCTCAAGGGCTTCGGTCCTTTGCTGATGCAAGGCACCTGGATGACCATCAAATTATCGGCGATGTCGCTGCTGGTGGCCGTGTTGCTCGGCCTGCTCGGCGCCAGTGCCAAGCTGTCAAAAGTCAAACTGCTGCGCGTGCCTGCCCTGTGCTACACCACGCTGATTCGCGGGGTGCCGGACCTGGTGCTGATGCTGCTGATCTTCTACAGCCTGCAAACCTGGCTGACGTCGCTGACCGACTATCTGGAATGGGAATACATCGAGATCAACCCATTCAGTGCCGGGGTCATCACCCTGGGCTTCATTTATGGCGCTTATTTCACCGAAACCTTCCGTGGCGCGATTCTCGCGGTACCACGGGGCCAGGTCGAAGCCGCCACCGCCTATGGCCTCAAACGCGGCCAGCGCTTCTGGATCGTGGTATTTCCACAAATGATGCGTTTTGCCCTGCCGGGTATCGGCAACAACTGGATGGTCATGCTCAAGGCTACCGCACTGGTATCGATCATCGGTCTGGCCGATCTGGTCAAGGCCGCGCAGGACGCCGGTAAAAGCAGCTATCAACTGTTCTACTTCCTGGTACTCGCCGCCTTGATCTACCTGGTGATCACCAGCGCGTCCAACTTCATCCTGCGCCGACTCGAACGCCGCTACGCTGCCGGCACACGGGAGGCCGTACGATGA
- a CDS encoding transporter substrate-binding domain-containing protein: MKKALLTLSALALCVAAGSALAKEYKELRFGVDPSYAPFESKAADGSLVGFDIDLGNAICAELKVKCKWVESDFDGMIPGLKANKFDGVISSMTVTEAREKVIDFSSELFSGPTALVYKKGSGITTDTASLKGKTVGYEQGTIQEAYAKAILDKAGVKTQAYANQDQVYADLTSGRLDAGIQDMLQAELGFLKSPQGADFEVSKPVDDPLLPAKTAVGIKKGNTELKALLDKGIKALHDDGTYATIQKKHFGDLNLYSGK, encoded by the coding sequence ATGAAAAAAGCATTGCTGACCCTGTCTGCACTGGCATTGTGCGTAGCTGCTGGCTCTGCGCTGGCGAAGGAATACAAGGAACTGCGCTTCGGTGTTGACCCTTCCTACGCTCCGTTCGAGTCCAAAGCGGCCGACGGCAGCCTGGTGGGCTTCGATATCGATCTGGGCAACGCAATCTGCGCTGAGCTGAAGGTCAAGTGCAAATGGGTCGAAAGCGATTTCGACGGCATGATTCCAGGCCTCAAGGCCAATAAATTCGACGGCGTGATCTCTTCGATGACCGTCACCGAAGCCCGCGAAAAAGTCATCGACTTCTCCAGCGAGCTGTTCTCCGGCCCGACCGCTCTGGTGTACAAGAAAGGCTCCGGCATCACAACCGACACCGCTTCCCTCAAAGGCAAGACCGTCGGTTACGAGCAAGGCACCATTCAGGAAGCCTACGCCAAGGCCATCCTGGACAAGGCTGGCGTGAAAACCCAGGCCTACGCCAACCAGGATCAGGTTTACGCCGACCTGACTTCCGGTCGTCTCGACGCCGGCATCCAGGACATGCTGCAAGCCGAACTGGGTTTCCTGAAGTCGCCACAGGGTGCCGATTTCGAAGTCAGCAAGCCGGTTGATGACCCTCTGTTGCCAGCCAAAACCGCCGTCGGCATTAAGAAAGGTAACACCGAGCTGAAAGCCCTTTTGGATAAAGGTATCAAAGCGTTACACGATGATGGCACCTACGCCACCATTCAGAAGAAACACTTTGGCGATCTGAATCTGTACAGCGGCAAATAA
- a CDS encoding penicillin acylase family protein: MASPALTHFLPRFGVAAAVAGVLSLTGCQSFNAQDTLPPATGVQALKGLAQNVSVRRNAMGVPLIESSSFHDALFTLGYVHASDRITQMVTLRLLAQGRLAEMHGSDLLDADRYMRAVNLKKSAGELYKASSPRLKRFFEVYARGVNAYLFRYRDKLPADLAASGYKPEYWQPEDSALIFCLLNFSQSANLPEEIASLVLAQTVTTDKLAWLTPSAPDEKLPLAESEKLQGIKLTGQVPGLAEINKATSQLSELNLLGATSSNNWAIAPQRSRSGKSLLASDSHGPMGVPSLFSYVQIRTTKYQASGVTIAGLPMVLGGFNGKVAWSMTNVMGDNQDLFLEKIKRQGNGLAYETKGKWTPAVVRNETYFVKGQRPIREAVYETAHGPLLNSAQGLAQGSGFGLALQTPSFTDDKTLDAFFDLSRAQNVERASDASREIRAIALNLVFADASNIGWQVTGRYPNRREGEGLLPSPGWEGRYDWDGYADPMLHPYDQDPAQGWLGTANQRVIPHGYGMQLSNSWAAPERGERMAELAGAGKHDTRSLIAMQYDQTTTFAAKLKKMFEAPGMAQPLKQAIDALPVAERDKAREAFTRLMAFDGKLSPTSADAAVYELFLQESSKQIFLDELGPETSPTWKAFIANGKLSYAAQADHLLGREDSPFWDDLRTAQKEDKPAILARSLAAAISAGDSQLGGSHNAWQWGKLHRYEWKNSSGQTVRGPLPAGGDHTTLNTAAFAWGQDFNTTLAPAMRFIVDFGQTEPLTGQIATGQSGNPASPYYLNSIDPWLKGQYMSLPMQPQNFDRVYGTQRLTLTPGK; the protein is encoded by the coding sequence ATGGCCTCGCCAGCCCTTACACATTTTCTACCCCGGTTCGGCGTTGCCGCAGCAGTGGCGGGGGTCTTGAGCCTGACAGGCTGTCAGAGCTTCAACGCCCAGGACACGCTCCCACCCGCTACCGGCGTGCAGGCGCTCAAGGGCCTGGCGCAGAACGTTTCGGTGCGACGCAATGCCATGGGCGTGCCGTTGATCGAAAGCAGCAGCTTCCATGACGCGTTGTTCACCCTCGGCTACGTGCACGCCAGCGATCGCATCACGCAAATGGTCACCCTGCGCTTGCTGGCCCAGGGACGCCTGGCCGAAATGCACGGTTCAGACCTGCTGGATGCCGACCGCTACATGCGCGCCGTCAACCTGAAGAAGAGTGCCGGCGAGTTGTATAAGGCATCGTCCCCCCGCCTCAAGCGCTTCTTCGAGGTCTATGCCCGCGGGGTCAACGCCTACCTGTTCCGCTACCGCGACAAACTGCCGGCCGACCTCGCCGCCAGCGGTTACAAGCCTGAATACTGGCAACCGGAAGACTCCGCGCTGATTTTCTGCCTGTTGAATTTCAGCCAGTCGGCCAACCTGCCCGAAGAAATTGCCTCGCTGGTGTTGGCCCAGACGGTCACCACCGACAAGCTGGCATGGCTGACCCCTTCCGCGCCGGATGAAAAACTGCCGCTGGCCGAAAGCGAAAAGCTCCAGGGCATCAAGCTCACGGGACAAGTACCGGGGCTGGCCGAGATCAACAAAGCCACCAGCCAGCTGTCCGAGCTAAATCTGCTGGGCGCCACCTCGTCGAACAACTGGGCCATCGCTCCACAGCGCAGCCGTAGCGGCAAGAGCTTGCTGGCCAGCGACAGCCACGGTCCGATGGGCGTGCCGTCGCTGTTCAGTTACGTGCAGATTCGCACCACTAAATATCAGGCGTCCGGTGTGACCATCGCCGGCTTGCCAATGGTCCTTGGCGGTTTCAACGGCAAGGTCGCGTGGAGCATGACCAACGTCATGGGCGACAACCAGGACCTGTTCCTGGAGAAAATCAAACGTCAGGGCAATGGTCTGGCCTATGAAACCAAAGGCAAATGGACGCCTGCGGTCGTGCGCAACGAAACCTATTTCGTCAAAGGCCAGCGGCCGATTCGCGAAGCCGTGTACGAAACCGCCCATGGCCCGTTGCTCAACAGCGCCCAAGGCCTGGCCCAGGGCAGCGGTTTCGGCCTGGCCTTGCAGACTCCGAGCTTCACCGACGACAAAACCCTCGACGCGTTTTTCGATCTGTCCCGCGCGCAAAACGTCGAGCGCGCGTCCGACGCCAGCCGCGAGATCCGCGCCATCGCCTTGAACCTGGTGTTTGCCGACGCCAGCAACATCGGCTGGCAGGTCACCGGGCGCTATCCGAACCGCCGTGAAGGCGAAGGCTTGTTGCCATCGCCGGGCTGGGAGGGTCGTTACGACTGGGACGGTTACGCCGATCCGATGCTGCACCCTTACGATCAGGATCCGGCCCAAGGCTGGCTCGGCACCGCCAACCAGCGCGTCATTCCCCATGGTTATGGCATGCAATTGTCCAATTCCTGGGCAGCGCCGGAACGCGGCGAGCGCATGGCGGAGCTGGCCGGCGCCGGCAAACATGACACGCGCAGCCTGATCGCCATGCAGTACGACCAGACCACCACCTTCGCCGCCAAACTGAAGAAAATGTTTGAAGCCCCGGGCATGGCCCAACCGCTCAAACAAGCCATCGACGCCTTACCGGTGGCCGAGCGCGACAAGGCGCGCGAAGCTTTTACCCGCTTGATGGCATTCGACGGCAAGCTCAGCCCGACCTCCGCCGACGCGGCGGTCTACGAGCTGTTCCTGCAAGAGAGCAGCAAACAGATTTTCCTCGACGAACTGGGCCCGGAAACCAGTCCGACGTGGAAGGCCTTCATCGCCAACGGCAAGTTGTCCTACGCCGCGCAGGCCGATCACTTGCTGGGTCGCGAAGACAGCCCGTTCTGGGATGACCTGCGCACCGCGCAGAAAGAAGACAAACCGGCCATCCTCGCCCGTAGCCTGGCTGCGGCGATCAGTGCTGGCGACAGTCAGTTGGGCGGCAGCCACAACGCCTGGCAGTGGGGCAAGCTGCACCGCTACGAATGGAAGAACAGCAGCGGCCAGACGGTGCGCGGCCCGCTGCCGGCCGGTGGCGATCACACCACGCTCAACACCGCTGCATTTGCCTGGGGCCAGGACTTCAACACCACGCTGGCGCCCGCGATGCGCTTCATCGTCGACTTCGGCCAGACCGAACCGTTGACTGGCCAGATCGCCACCGGCCAGTCCGGCAACCCGGCAAGCCCGTATTATCTGAACAGCATCGACCCGTGGCTCAAGGGGCAGTACATGAGCCTGCCGATGCAACCGCAGAACTTTGATCGGGTGTACGGCACCCAGCGCCTGACCCTGACGCCGGGCAAGTAA
- a CDS encoding cysteine hydrolase family protein: protein MELRTNAALIIIDQQKGILHPRLGRRNNPQAEERILELLAHWRRSGRPIVHVQHLSRSEDSVFWPQQSGVEFQERFAPLPGEQLIQKQVPDAFCSTALEAYLRGAGIGQLIIVGVATHNSVESTARTAGNLGFDTWVVEDACFTFDKADFFGNARSAEEVHGMSLGNLHGEYATVVSTAQILGNG from the coding sequence ATGGAGCTAAGGACCAACGCAGCACTGATCATCATCGATCAGCAGAAAGGCATCCTGCATCCCAGGCTCGGTCGCCGGAACAATCCCCAGGCCGAGGAGCGCATTCTCGAACTGCTGGCGCATTGGCGCCGCAGCGGGCGGCCGATCGTGCATGTACAGCACTTGTCCCGCTCTGAGGATTCGGTGTTCTGGCCGCAGCAATCGGGGGTGGAGTTTCAGGAACGGTTTGCGCCATTGCCCGGTGAACAACTGATTCAAAAGCAGGTGCCGGATGCGTTTTGCTCGACGGCGCTGGAGGCGTACTTGCGCGGAGCGGGGATCGGGCAGTTGATCATCGTTGGCGTGGCCACTCACAACTCGGTGGAATCCACGGCGCGTACGGCGGGCAATCTGGGGTTCGATACCTGGGTGGTGGAGGATGCGTGCTTTACCTTCGACAAGGCTGACTTCTTTGGAAATGCCCGATCAGCCGAGGAGGTGCATGGGATGTCGCTGGGGAATTTGCATGGGGAGTATGCGACGGTGGTCAGTACTGCGCAGATTCTGGGGAATGGATGA
- a CDS encoding SEC-C metal-binding domain-containing protein yields MTQQPHVHGPDCNHDHDHHDHDHDHGHVHGPHCNHAPQEPVRNALKDVGRNDPCPCGNGKKFKKCHGA; encoded by the coding sequence ATGACCCAGCAACCCCATGTCCATGGCCCAGACTGCAACCACGATCATGACCACCACGATCATGATCACGACCATGGCCATGTCCACGGCCCGCACTGCAACCACGCGCCTCAGGAGCCGGTACGTAACGCCCTGAAAGACGTCGGCCGCAACGACCCTTGCCCTTGCGGCAACGGCAAGAAATTCAAGAAGTGCCACGGCGCTTGA
- a CDS encoding LEA type 2 family protein encodes MLTRRLAHGLLILTLCLGLGGCASWFSTDEPDPEVHLVKVEVVKAKLMEQRFVLHFRIDNRNDSDLTVRGLEYRVHLGGILLAEGEHEHWITVDPKSSRFYKVPIRTNLWPHVKDLVKQLKNSPQGIPYRLEGEMETGLFIAHYVHLARNGVIIPADLIPE; translated from the coding sequence ATGCTCACCCGGCGACTCGCACACGGCCTGCTTATATTGACCCTTTGCCTGGGGCTCGGCGGCTGCGCCTCCTGGTTCAGCACCGATGAACCTGACCCAGAGGTGCATCTGGTCAAGGTTGAAGTGGTAAAGGCCAAGCTGATGGAACAGCGGTTCGTACTGCACTTTCGTATCGATAACCGCAACGACAGCGACCTGACCGTGCGCGGCCTGGAGTATCGCGTGCACCTGGGCGGCATCCTGCTGGCCGAAGGCGAGCATGAACACTGGATCACCGTCGACCCCAAGAGCAGCCGTTTCTACAAGGTCCCGATCCGCACCAACCTGTGGCCCCACGTCAAGGACCTGGTCAAGCAGCTGAAAAACTCCCCGCAGGGTATTCCCTATCGTCTGGAAGGTGAGATGGAAACCGGTTTATTCATCGCCCATTACGTGCACCTGGCGCGTAATGGCGTAATAATCCCCGCCGATCTAATTCCGGAGTAA
- a CDS encoding YchJ family protein, giving the protein MSTSICPCGSGTLLDACCGHYHEGHPAPCAEALMRSRYSAYVLGLIDYLVATTLPAQQSGLDRQSISDWSAQSTWLGLEVESSEVLGGQPEHAFVTFTARWHDGSGEHSHRERSSFVQNAGRWYFIDPTVPLNVGRNDACPCASGQKFKKCCSGYFGG; this is encoded by the coding sequence ATGAGTACATCCATTTGCCCTTGCGGCAGCGGCACGCTGCTCGATGCCTGCTGCGGTCATTACCATGAGGGTCATCCGGCACCCTGCGCCGAAGCCCTGATGCGTTCGCGCTACAGCGCTTATGTGTTGGGCCTGATCGACTATCTGGTGGCGACCACCCTGCCCGCCCAGCAGTCCGGACTCGATCGGCAATCGATCAGCGACTGGAGCGCCCAGAGCACCTGGTTGGGCCTGGAAGTGGAAAGCTCGGAAGTGCTCGGCGGCCAGCCGGAACACGCCTTCGTCACCTTCACCGCGCGCTGGCATGACGGCAGCGGCGAACACAGTCATCGCGAGCGCTCGTCATTCGTGCAGAACGCCGGCCGCTGGTACTTCATCGACCCCACCGTACCGCTCAATGTCGGGCGCAACGACGCCTGCCCTTGCGCCAGCGGGCAGAAGTTCAAGAAGTGTTGCTCGGGGTACTTCGGCGGTTGA
- a CDS encoding DUF6231 family protein: MIAGISSRTPQQALAALLDRYAPSRLLLIGASEFPALEAFKLAHPDSCVAHAAPGPLPDELAARRFDLALVVDCLEHLPKRDGLNLLGGIRNLNASRIAVLADLPASGWQETDFFSLALQASERFQRDDQVLTLFTYDLLEYKQVPDWLNSKFWANPENFGKYWW; encoded by the coding sequence ATGATTGCAGGTATTTCTTCGCGCACACCCCAGCAGGCGCTGGCCGCTTTGCTGGACCGTTACGCCCCTTCGCGCCTGTTGCTGATCGGCGCCAGCGAGTTCCCGGCACTCGAGGCATTCAAGCTCGCGCACCCGGACAGCTGCGTGGCGCACGCGGCACCCGGGCCATTGCCGGATGAACTGGCCGCGCGCCGGTTTGACCTGGCGCTGGTGGTCGATTGCCTCGAACACCTGCCCAAGCGCGATGGCCTGAATTTGCTCGGAGGCATCCGCAACCTCAACGCCAGCCGCATCGCGGTACTGGCCGACCTGCCGGCCAGCGGCTGGCAGGAAACGGATTTCTTCTCCCTGGCGCTGCAAGCCAGCGAGCGTTTTCAACGCGACGATCAGGTGCTGACGCTGTTCACCTACGATCTGCTTGAATACAAGCAAGTCCCCGACTGGCTCAACTCGAAGTTCTGGGCCAATCCGGAAAACTTCGGGAAATATTGGTGGTAA
- a CDS encoding OmpA family protein: MSIVRTALPLVLLTSVLTGCAGLQKTDWPICAAVGGVVGAGLGATESSSWAGWGALVVGGTAAAYCWVHGDGDEDGDGVPDSRDKCPGTPHGVKVDADGCPPPAPAPVVEEAVVVKEETIVIRDVHFQFDKATLTPSDKQVLDKIATRLKAEAPTARLSVTGHTDSVGSDTYNQKLSDKRAHSVVEYLIHEGVPRSNFVSVTGAGESQPVADNKTADGRAQNRRTEIKIQR, from the coding sequence ATGAGCATAGTTCGGACAGCATTACCCCTGGTTCTGCTAACCAGTGTTTTGACTGGTTGCGCAGGTTTGCAGAAAACCGACTGGCCGATCTGTGCGGCAGTCGGAGGTGTCGTGGGTGCGGGGCTCGGTGCCACCGAGAGTTCGTCATGGGCAGGCTGGGGTGCGCTGGTTGTCGGTGGTACGGCAGCGGCCTATTGCTGGGTTCATGGTGATGGCGACGAAGATGGCGACGGCGTACCGGATAGCCGTGACAAGTGCCCTGGCACGCCACATGGCGTGAAAGTCGATGCCGACGGCTGCCCACCGCCAGCGCCAGCTCCTGTTGTTGAAGAAGCCGTGGTGGTCAAGGAAGAAACCATCGTCATCCGTGATGTTCACTTCCAGTTCGACAAGGCAACGCTCACACCGTCCGACAAACAAGTACTCGACAAGATCGCCACTCGTTTGAAAGCGGAAGCGCCTACTGCCCGGTTGAGCGTCACTGGCCATACTGACAGCGTGGGCAGCGATACCTATAACCAGAAACTGTCGGATAAACGCGCTCACTCGGTGGTTGAGTACCTCATCCACGAAGGCGTGCCACGCAGCAACTTTGTGTCTGTTACCGGTGCGGGTGAAAGCCAGCCGGTTGCCGATAACAAAACCGCCGACGGTCGTGCGCAAAACCGTCGCACGGAAATCAAAATCCAACGCTAG